In the Archaeoglobus neptunius genome, TGATTGCAGCATCCTTCTCGACGTTGATGATTCTCGTCTATCTGGTATCGGGGAGCTTCAGCTTTGGAATGCTGGGGATACTCGCACTTCCCCATGCTGTTAAAAAAGTTAGATAAAAAATTACCTCTCAAGATCCCTTTTCAGCTCCTCAATCCTTTTTGTGATATCCTTGAGTTCAGCTTCAAGGTCTTCTTTCATCGCCTCAAGCATCTCCAGCTCATCCTCGGGCCTGTATGTCGGAGAGGGTGGATAGAATGGAGGCTGTTCCCACCAGCCCCATCTCATCCATCCCGGCAAGCAGGTGGCTCTGTACCACCATCTCCAGCCTCTACCACCCCATCCGGGCATCCACCAGGGCATCGCAATCACCTCCTGCCTCTACTTCTCCCTCTACCTCTTCTCCAGAATCCAAATCTGCCAAACCATCCGAACCATCTGCCACCGAAAGGAGGATACACTGAGCGGTTCATGAATCCGGGCCTGCTGTAGCCGGAGCAGAAGCCAGCCCTTCTTCCAGTTCTTGGCCCCCTTCCCCAGGGGCCAGTTCCATCTCCACCCGGCATGCTATCACCTCAAGTTTAAAGTTGTACATTCTTATATTAAATTTTTCGGCGATCCTAAAAAAGGTTGCCGATCCTGGTGGCTTGTATATCTGGTCGCAATCACAATAGAATCCCCTCTTAAGAAAACGTTGGGGAATAAAAAGGTAATGGAATTGCTTTTGTATTCGGTTTTAGAAGTCAGCGTCTTCAAACCAATCCTTTTCGTACTCTTCTATCCTTCCGCTGTCAGCCAGTTTCAGCAATTCCTCCTCGATTGGTATCTCGGTAACGAAACCTATACCATATTTTTTCGCCAGCAGCTCTCCCCTTCCCTCTCCAAAGATACGACTTCTGTGACCGCAGTTTGGGCAGACAAAGTAGCTCATATTCTCAACAAGCCCGAGAACAGATGTTTGGGTCTCTTCAGCCATGTTTATTGCTTTCTCCACAATGACTGCAGTCAGTTCCTGTGGTGTGGATACCACAACAACTCCTGTTGGCTTTGCGTCCTGCATGACTGTAAGTGGGGCATCTCCTGTCCCGGGTGGGAGATCTACGAGAAGGTAATCAAGCTCGCCCCACGCAACCCTACCCAGAAACTCCCTTATCATCCCCGCAATCAGCGGCCCCCGCCAGATGACCGGAGTATTCTCCTGCGGTAGAAGAAACTGCATCGACATCACCCTGATTTTGTATCTCTGAGTCAAAACCGGCTCAAGTCCATCAGCGCTCACGGACACTCTGCCATTCCTCAGCCCGAAGAGTATGGGTATGCTCGGGCCGAGAAAGTCCGCATCCAGAATTCCAACCTTCTTTCCCTTCCTGGCATAATGCAGGGCAAGCAGTGCCGTGACCGTTGATTTGCCAACACCACCCTTGCCGCTCATCACGGCAATCCTGTTCTTTATTTTATCCAGTCTGTTTTTAATCTCCTCATCCGTAACTCTCCTCTGCACTCACAACACCTCCTTAACATTCTTCCAGCATTTCTCAATCTCTCTTGCTGCCTTGCCGTGAAATGGAAAGTCCAGATTTGCCATCTGTTCTGGAATCGATTCATCAAACGGGATCACACCTACGAACTCGACTCCGTTAGCGTTGCAGAAGCTCTCTATTTCGTAACTCACCTGTTCGTTCAGGTCGTATTTATTTACAACAACAAATGGACGGATTCTGAAATGTCTGCACAGGTCAATGATCCTCAGCATATCATTAAGACCAGAAGCGGTCGGCTCTGTTACGATAATTGCAGCGTCAACTCCGGTAAGGCTTGCCATTACCGGGCATCCGATTCCCGGAGCAGCATCAACAATAAGAATCTCGGCATTTATCTCTTCTGCAACAGCCTTCGCTCTGTTCTTGACTTCTGTGACAAGTCTTCCGGTATTTTCTTCACCGGGCTTAAGCCTTGCGTGTATGA is a window encoding:
- a CDS encoding ATP-binding protein, yielding MKQVAVISGKGGTGKTSFSATVHAVEGGVIADCDVDAPNLHILLKPEILSSGDFTATKKAGIRQDLCSGCGMCHEVCRFDAIEVGENYVVDEKKCEGCAFCYNICPENAIVMMDTKTGEIYHSRTEWGYFIHARLKPGEENTGRLVTEVKNRAKAVAEEINAEILIVDAAPGIGCPVMASLTGVDAAIIVTEPTASGLNDMLRIIDLCRHFRIRPFVVVNKYDLNEQVSYEIESFCNANGVEFVGVIPFDESIPEQMANLDFPFHGKAAREIEKCWKNVKEVL
- a CDS encoding DUF5320 domain-containing protein, which gives rise to MPGGDGTGPWGRGPRTGRRAGFCSGYSRPGFMNRSVYPPFGGRWFGWFGRFGFWRRGRGRSRGRR
- a CDS encoding Mrp/NBP35 family ATP-binding protein yields the protein MQRRVTDEEIKNRLDKIKNRIAVMSGKGGVGKSTVTALLALHYARKGKKVGILDADFLGPSIPILFGLRNGRVSVSADGLEPVLTQRYKIRVMSMQFLLPQENTPVIWRGPLIAGMIREFLGRVAWGELDYLLVDLPPGTGDAPLTVMQDAKPTGVVVVSTPQELTAVIVEKAINMAEETQTSVLGLVENMSYFVCPNCGHRSRIFGEGRGELLAKKYGIGFVTEIPIEEELLKLADSGRIEEYEKDWFEDADF
- a CDS encoding DUF5320 domain-containing protein; the protein is MPWWMPGWGGRGWRWWYRATCLPGWMRWGWWEQPPFYPPSPTYRPEDELEMLEAMKEDLEAELKDITKRIEELKRDLER